The following proteins come from a genomic window of Flavobacteriaceae bacterium MAR_2010_188:
- a CDS encoding creatinine amidohydrolase — MDIPYKRASFLWEQKTWPELEAYLLTVDTAILPCGAIEQHGPHLPVDIDYFDAKYMAYEVADRCEEPKPLVLPPIPFGVSYHHEDFKGTLSVTNEALSKFVYDIGMGLARNGIKKLIILNGHGDNAPTLNYAAQMINRDAKIFVCVDTGETSDYDVFNLIETPNDAHAGEIETSTSLALRPEMVQMDKAKNATLKFGSKFLDFDDEQSVSWYVRTNKISESGVMGDATKGTAEKGKILWEVMISNMVKFVESIKNTPLDDLYQKSY; from the coding sequence ATGGACATACCATATAAAAGAGCAAGTTTCCTTTGGGAGCAGAAGACTTGGCCAGAACTAGAAGCCTACTTACTAACCGTAGATACTGCTATTTTACCTTGTGGCGCAATTGAGCAACACGGACCACATCTTCCGGTTGATATCGATTATTTTGATGCTAAGTACATGGCCTACGAAGTTGCGGATAGATGTGAAGAACCAAAACCACTGGTTTTGCCTCCGATTCCTTTTGGAGTGTCTTACCATCATGAAGATTTTAAAGGCACTTTGAGTGTTACCAACGAAGCTCTTTCAAAATTTGTGTATGATATAGGTATGGGCCTGGCGAGAAATGGGATTAAAAAACTCATTATCCTTAACGGTCACGGAGATAATGCGCCAACGCTCAATTATGCAGCGCAGATGATAAATCGGGATGCAAAGATTTTTGTTTGTGTAGATACAGGTGAAACCAGTGATTACGATGTTTTTAATCTTATTGAAACTCCTAACGATGCCCATGCCGGCGAAATTGAAACAAGCACCAGTCTTGCTTTAAGGCCAGAAATGGTACAAATGGATAAGGCCAAAAATGCAACCCTAAAATTCGGGAGTAAATTTTTAGATTTTGATGATGAACAAAGTGTAAGTTGGTATGTACGGACCAATAAGATTTCAGAAAGTGGAGTCATGGGGGATGCAACAAAAGGTACTGCAGAAAAAGGAAAAATTCTTTGGGAAGTGATGATTAGTAATATGGTGAAGTTTGTAGAATCCATTAAGAATACTCCTTTAGACGACCTTTATCAAAAGAGTTATTAA
- a CDS encoding L-alanine-DL-glutamate epimerase, translating to MKIVNVQFERLNLKLSEPYTIAYETIEHTTNFILNLETENSLVGRGCAAPDLEVTGENPDEAELIIKDVVVPFLKGKNSIRYVYIVEELKLLIPKNPSVLAMVDMALLDLCSKKMEVPLFQFLGGYRESIATSITIGILPLQETLLKSKEFVSAGFNIIKLKGGLSYEEDIEKILKIRELYPELTLRFDGNQGYSVEQAVNFVNGTKNAKIEIFEQPSKVNQELQLGEITNAVNLPVMADESIKTLKDAFRLAQNERIDMVNIKIMKVGGILEALHINSVSKSANLEVMVGCIDECGLGISAGLHFALSRPNIQYADLDGHLDILDDPFTNLFQLKNGILYPNKFAGLG from the coding sequence ATGAAAATTGTAAATGTTCAATTTGAAAGATTAAACCTTAAACTTTCGGAGCCATATACAATTGCTTACGAAACCATTGAACATACCACCAACTTTATCCTTAACCTCGAAACTGAGAATTCCTTAGTTGGCCGTGGATGCGCGGCGCCCGATTTAGAGGTGACCGGCGAAAATCCTGATGAGGCCGAACTCATCATTAAAGATGTCGTTGTTCCATTTTTAAAGGGGAAAAATTCGATTAGATACGTCTATATCGTCGAAGAATTAAAGCTTCTAATTCCTAAAAATCCATCCGTGCTTGCGATGGTGGATATGGCTCTCTTGGATTTATGCTCCAAGAAAATGGAAGTTCCTCTTTTTCAATTTTTGGGTGGCTATAGAGAGAGTATTGCTACCAGCATAACCATAGGGATACTACCACTTCAAGAAACTTTATTAAAATCCAAAGAATTTGTAAGTGCTGGATTTAACATTATCAAGCTTAAAGGTGGACTTTCTTATGAAGAGGATATCGAAAAAATATTGAAAATCCGAGAACTATATCCAGAGTTAACTTTAAGATTCGACGGTAATCAAGGTTATTCGGTAGAGCAGGCCGTCAATTTTGTAAACGGTACCAAAAATGCTAAGATTGAAATTTTTGAACAACCGTCCAAAGTGAATCAGGAGTTGCAACTGGGAGAGATTACCAATGCGGTAAACCTTCCGGTGATGGCAGATGAAAGCATCAAGACTTTAAAGGATGCTTTTAGGCTGGCGCAGAATGAAAGAATCGATATGGTAAATATTAAGATTATGAAAGTTGGTGGTATTCTTGAAGCGCTTCATATTAATTCGGTTTCAAAATCTGCGAATCTAGAAGTGATGGTGGGTTGTATCGATGAATGTGGATTAGGAATTTCGGCCGGTCTTCATTTTGCGCTTTCTAGACCAAATATTCAATATGCTGATTTAGATGGACATCTAGATATTTTAGATGATCCTTTCACCAATCTTTTTCAATTAAAAAACGGAATTCTGTATCCGAATAAATTCGCTGGTTTAGGTTAA
- a CDS encoding cAMP-binding domain of CRP or a regulatory subunit of cAMP-dependent protein kinases — MSTPRYPEITNHVLKEIDLTNEELEEFLSILSEQVVLRKDNLIVPGDVVDYEYYVVKGCMKAYFMDSFGDRHILQFAVEDWWISDFEAFFNNEAANLYVEAIEDTYLLGIHREALEILYKRIPKFERFFRLKTTAAFISLRRRVLSTLQLNSKERYLKFCEKYPSIAERVPNYHIANYLGIKPESLSRIRRETLG; from the coding sequence ATGAGTACACCGAGATATCCAGAAATTACAAATCATGTCCTTAAAGAAATTGACCTAACCAATGAAGAGTTAGAAGAATTCTTAAGTATCCTCAGCGAGCAGGTTGTTCTTAGAAAAGACAATTTAATTGTACCTGGAGATGTGGTGGATTATGAATATTACGTGGTAAAAGGTTGCATGAAAGCTTATTTTATGGATTCTTTTGGTGATAGGCATATCCTTCAATTTGCGGTTGAAGATTGGTGGATAAGTGATTTTGAAGCCTTTTTTAATAATGAAGCCGCAAATCTTTATGTTGAAGCAATCGAAGATACCTATCTCTTAGGAATACACCGAGAGGCTCTTGAGATTTTATATAAAAGAATACCAAAGTTCGAACGCTTTTTCAGATTAAAAACCACAGCCGCCTTTATTTCATTAAGACGACGCGTACTATCTACTCTTCAACTAAATTCTAAAGAAAGATACCTTAAATTCTGTGAAAAATATCCGAGCATTGCAGAGCGAGTTCCTAACTACCATATCGCTAATTATCTTGGTATAAAACCAGAGAGCCTCAGTAGGATAAGACGGGAAACCCTTGGTTAA
- a CDS encoding N-ethylmaleimide reductase: MNNDQPLLQPITFGDLQLPNRVIMAPMTRSRANNKENAPTQDLQGVYYSQRATAGLIITEGSQVSKRAVGYINTPGIHSKAQVEGWKQVVDSVHDAGGRIFIQLWHVGRISHPDFHNGEKPWAPSALNPDVEVYTPDGQKKTETPKEMTLEEIEITKQEFIDAAKNAVEAGFDGVEIHSSNGYLFHQFFNATSNKRTDKYGGSKENRARFFFEVLDGIKEVLPESKIGARFNPSLHGTFGMTLDEETIPTFDYIIKKLSDEYKLAYIHLSEPFTDVSDNPHAVSEIAKHYRPLYKGNLMINAGFDQEKGNKVIKNGNADCVAFGKLYISNPDLVERFREDIETSDWDKDTFYTTGKKGYTDYEAKTRELIPN; encoded by the coding sequence ATGAATAACGATCAACCACTTTTACAACCAATAACATTTGGCGATTTACAATTACCAAACAGGGTAATTATGGCGCCTATGACCAGAAGTAGAGCCAATAATAAAGAAAACGCTCCTACACAAGATTTACAAGGGGTTTATTATTCTCAAAGAGCGACTGCAGGACTTATAATTACAGAAGGTTCTCAAGTTTCTAAAAGAGCTGTAGGTTATATAAATACGCCAGGAATTCATTCCAAGGCTCAGGTTGAAGGTTGGAAGCAAGTTGTTGATTCTGTTCATGATGCTGGAGGTAGAATTTTTATCCAGCTTTGGCACGTGGGTCGTATTTCTCATCCTGACTTTCATAATGGTGAAAAACCATGGGCACCATCCGCATTAAATCCAGATGTTGAAGTTTATACTCCAGATGGACAGAAGAAAACGGAAACACCTAAAGAAATGACCTTAGAAGAAATTGAAATCACCAAACAAGAATTTATCGATGCTGCTAAAAATGCAGTTGAAGCTGGCTTTGATGGTGTAGAAATTCATTCTTCTAATGGATATTTATTCCACCAATTCTTTAATGCGACGAGTAATAAGCGTACCGATAAATATGGGGGAAGTAAAGAGAATAGAGCAAGATTCTTCTTTGAAGTCTTAGATGGAATAAAGGAAGTATTACCAGAATCTAAAATAGGAGCAAGGTTTAATCCGTCCTTACACGGAACTTTCGGAATGACCTTAGATGAAGAAACCATTCCAACTTTCGATTATATCATCAAAAAATTAAGTGACGAATATAAATTGGCCTACATTCATCTTTCCGAACCTTTTACCGATGTTTCCGATAATCCTCATGCAGTATCAGAAATTGCGAAACATTATAGACCTTTGTATAAAGGAAATCTGATGATCAACGCTGGTTTTGATCAAGAAAAAGGAAACAAAGTGATAAAGAATGGCAATGCGGATTGTGTGGCATTTGGGAAATTATATATTTCGAACCCAGATTTAGTCGAAAGATTCAGGGAAGATATAGAAACATCAGACTGGGATAAGGATACTTTCTATACCACCGGTAAAAAAGGCTACACGGATTACGAAGCAAAAACTCGTGAATTGATTCCCAATTAA
- a CDS encoding osmotically inducible protein OsmC produces the protein MKFNRTASAHWEGGGEEGRGGISTQSGALNGELYEFKTRFKDKKGTNPEELVGAAHAGCYTMQLAFFIEEEGHTAQSLDTEARVHFEDGKINQIDLSVKGKVPGMNEKDFAKVAEKAKKECPLSKLLNANISLEVEFVD, from the coding sequence ATGAAATTTAATAGAACAGCATCTGCACACTGGGAAGGTGGCGGAGAAGAAGGACGAGGCGGAATATCAACTCAAAGTGGAGCATTAAACGGCGAATTGTATGAATTCAAAACCCGTTTCAAAGATAAAAAAGGAACGAATCCAGAAGAATTAGTTGGCGCCGCACATGCCGGATGTTATACCATGCAGCTGGCATTCTTTATAGAAGAAGAAGGACATACTGCGCAAAGTCTGGATACCGAAGCAAGGGTTCATTTTGAAGATGGAAAAATCAACCAAATAGATTTAAGCGTTAAAGGAAAAGTTCCGGGAATGAACGAGAAGGATTTTGCAAAAGTGGCTGAGAAAGCCAAAAAAGAATGTCCGCTTTCAAAATTATTGAATGCGAATATTTCTCTGGAAGTGGAATTTGTTGACTAA
- a CDS encoding uncharacterized zinc-type alcohol dehydrogenase-like protein yields the protein MSKVKAYGADSKDSKLKEMTIERREVKDDDVKIKITFCGVCHSDIHTVENDWKNSTYPVVPGHEIVGHVLEVGKNVTDIKKGDVVGVGCMVDSCQECNSCKKDMEQFCEKGATFTYNGQDKHLGGHTFGGYSESIIVDQDFVLKVPSNLDEKAVAPLLCAGITTYSPLNHWNVKKGDKVGIIGLGGLGHMGIKFADAMGAHVVMITTSKEKEKDAKSLGADEVLLSTNDDDMKKSNGTFDFLLNTVPVKHDVNPYLQLLKIDGTMVMVGAVEPLEPMHGGNLIMGRKSIAGSLIGGIKETQEMLDFCGKNNIVSDIELIDINNINEAYQRVKDSDVKYRFVIDMESLKN from the coding sequence ATGAGTAAAGTAAAAGCATACGGAGCAGATTCTAAAGATTCCAAATTAAAGGAAATGACGATTGAGCGACGTGAAGTAAAAGATGATGACGTAAAGATTAAAATCACTTTTTGCGGTGTTTGCCACAGTGATATACATACAGTAGAAAATGACTGGAAAAATTCAACTTATCCGGTTGTGCCAGGACATGAGATTGTAGGTCATGTACTAGAAGTAGGTAAAAATGTAACCGACATTAAAAAAGGTGATGTTGTTGGCGTTGGTTGTATGGTAGATTCTTGTCAAGAATGTAATTCTTGTAAAAAAGATATGGAGCAGTTCTGTGAAAAAGGAGCTACGTTTACTTATAATGGGCAAGACAAACATCTTGGTGGACATACCTTTGGAGGCTATTCTGAAAGCATAATCGTGGATCAGGATTTTGTACTCAAAGTACCAAGTAATTTGGATGAAAAAGCAGTGGCGCCTCTATTATGTGCAGGTATCACGACCTATTCTCCACTTAATCACTGGAATGTTAAGAAAGGTGATAAAGTAGGAATCATTGGCCTTGGTGGATTAGGACATATGGGAATTAAATTCGCAGATGCGATGGGAGCTCATGTGGTTATGATTACGACATCTAAAGAGAAAGAAAAAGATGCTAAAAGTTTAGGTGCAGATGAAGTATTGTTATCTACAAATGACGATGATATGAAAAAGAGCAACGGAACTTTCGATTTTCTTTTGAATACCGTACCGGTTAAGCATGACGTTAATCCATACCTACAATTGTTAAAGATTGATGGGACTATGGTTATGGTTGGTGCAGTGGAACCTTTAGAGCCAATGCACGGCGGTAACCTTATTATGGGTCGAAAAAGTATTGCAGGCTCATTGATAGGCGGAATTAAGGAAACTCAAGAAATGCTTGATTTCTGTGGTAAAAATAATATTGTAAGTGATATTGAATTAATCGATATCAACAATATAAATGAAGCCTACCAAAGAGTTAAGGATTCTGACGTTAAGTACAGATTTGTCATCGATATGGAATCGTTGAAGAACTAA
- a CDS encoding Peroxiredoxin, with product MIKPREKAPNLEVELVNHTRWILDEQDPENFTMIIFYRGKHCPVCKTYLNELQTKISQFIERGVNIIALSSDTEEVAKKTYEEWDIDDIPVGYGFPIETARKWGLFISNGIKDEPKQFIEPGVFLIRPARTIYAEYIQSIPFARPHFDDLLKGIDFILKKDYPARGEA from the coding sequence ATGATTAAGCCAAGAGAAAAAGCTCCAAATCTAGAAGTAGAATTAGTTAATCATACTAGATGGATTTTGGACGAGCAAGACCCGGAAAATTTTACAATGATTATTTTTTATAGAGGTAAGCACTGCCCGGTATGTAAAACGTACTTAAACGAATTGCAGACAAAAATTTCTCAATTTATAGAAAGAGGCGTCAATATAATTGCGCTGAGTTCTGATACCGAAGAGGTCGCCAAGAAGACTTATGAAGAATGGGATATCGACGACATACCAGTTGGATATGGATTCCCTATTGAAACTGCACGTAAATGGGGTTTATTTATTTCCAATGGAATTAAGGATGAGCCCAAACAATTTATAGAGCCTGGAGTTTTTCTTATAAGACCCGCCCGTACAATTTATGCAGAGTATATTCAATCCATTCCGTTTGCCCGACCTCATTTTGATGACCTTTTAAAAGGAATCGATTTTATCTTAAAAAAGGATTATCCGGCAAGAGGAGAAGCATAG
- a CDS encoding Predicted PurR-regulated permease PerM, with product MAQNYKLTESKIIKLLFIAVAIILGIYFTFSGLIKAQGFFAPLLTAIILSLIILPLCRWFESFMGRTASSLLGTFILMLISFGLFLLILYQIKNFTNQWPDIKETMQPKIEELSSYLSNNTPLDDNDLNQFAINESKAAGMGLSLQNLGGKLSAVMMQMVSFLGIYFLTFIYIYFLLRYRLMFKNFMLRISPDNEKDKTTTIIYKSAKVATQYLQGKLILIGILAVVYSVGLGLSGVSNFILVGLIAALFTIIPYIGNIIGFGMAMIFGYLTTGTTTILIGITATFVISQLLENYVLQPFVIGDKVDVHPFFIIVVVIMGNFVWGVIGMILAIPILGILTVILLHIDKLKPLGLLFSKRKFNGHDD from the coding sequence ATGGCTCAGAATTATAAATTGACAGAATCTAAAATAATAAAACTATTATTTATAGCTGTGGCTATAATCCTTGGTATTTATTTCACCTTCTCAGGATTGATAAAAGCCCAAGGCTTTTTTGCTCCATTATTGACTGCCATTATATTAAGCCTAATAATATTGCCTTTGTGTAGATGGTTTGAATCTTTTATGGGAAGAACCGCCTCATCCTTGCTAGGAACATTTATTTTAATGTTAATCTCATTCGGTCTCTTTCTTCTAATTCTATATCAGATAAAAAACTTTACCAATCAATGGCCTGATATCAAGGAGACTATGCAGCCTAAAATCGAGGAGTTAAGTTCCTATTTAAGCAATAACACCCCATTAGATGATAACGATTTAAATCAATTTGCTATAAATGAGTCTAAGGCTGCGGGTATGGGACTTTCATTACAGAACTTAGGTGGAAAATTATCTGCTGTGATGATGCAAATGGTTAGTTTCCTCGGTATATATTTTCTAACATTTATTTATATCTACTTCTTGCTCAGATATAGGCTCATGTTCAAAAATTTTATGCTTCGGATAAGCCCTGATAATGAAAAGGATAAAACCACTACTATCATTTATAAATCAGCCAAGGTAGCGACACAATATCTACAAGGAAAATTAATTCTTATTGGGATTCTCGCGGTAGTTTATTCCGTCGGATTAGGCTTATCTGGCGTGAGTAATTTTATATTGGTAGGCTTAATCGCTGCCTTGTTTACAATTATACCTTACATAGGTAACATAATAGGATTTGGGATGGCCATGATTTTTGGATATCTAACTACAGGGACTACAACAATTTTGATAGGTATTACCGCAACATTTGTAATATCCCAGTTACTGGAAAACTATGTGTTACAACCCTTTGTCATTGGTGATAAAGTCGATGTACACCCGTTTTTTATTATTGTCGTTGTAATAATGGGCAATTTTGTATGGGGTGTGATTGGGATGATATTAGCTATACCTATATTGGGAATCCTTACCGTAATCTTGCTACATATTGATAAATTAAAGCCTTTGGGACTCCTTTTTAGTAAACGAAAATTTAATGGACACGACGATTAA
- a CDS encoding Adenylate cyclase, class 3: protein MWRDLFSRILLISFISFLGLTANAQDQKIADSLKEIFENGKNDDALNILKHISRAETNPDSIIAYSDKLIEKAAEDSLASYHIFGYLQRGNGLKLKGNYPESLDSYFQAIKLAQRFEQNDEIPPLFISVADTYTNLKDYEAAENYYDDGILLFRKSNDSLHLASALSNSGEMQFFADNYSKALVRLEEAKKIFTLLDHQIGVAYSLGNIGMVYTRQHKYDLAKELLNDAIDILIKNEDLYPISVYERYLAEIYRSEGNIDQAFQHGRRSLKLATRYNLKDQISDANLMLFELHNKAGNLDSALFYHLNYIDIRDRIRNLEEIEKSGRIRRQFDLSQKQGELDISNEKRRTQKIVTIAALGIVFLIAMLTLGLYRRNNFIRKSNIILEREKNRSDHLLRNILPQETAKELKDFGKVKAKKFDSVSVLFADFKGFTLHAEHLSPEDLVKSIDYYFSKFDDIIDKYGIEKIKTLGDCYMCACGLPFPEENHAQKLILAAKEFLDFVRLAKIDNTDNTTRFDLRVGISSGPVVAGVVGKKKFAYDIWGDTVNIASRMEAASEVDKINISEDTYEQVKDDFNCTYRGEIHVKNKGMMKMYFVEGIECNLQDKDIESGLKVHTA, encoded by the coding sequence ATGTGGAGGGATTTGTTTAGCCGAATACTGCTTATCTCCTTTATTTCCTTTCTGGGGTTAACTGCGAATGCCCAAGATCAAAAAATCGCCGACAGTTTAAAGGAGATTTTTGAGAATGGAAAGAATGATGATGCACTCAACATTCTTAAACATATTTCTCGAGCCGAGACCAACCCCGACAGTATCATAGCCTATTCCGATAAATTGATTGAAAAAGCTGCAGAAGATTCACTAGCAAGCTATCATATATTTGGTTATCTACAGCGTGGTAATGGATTGAAGCTGAAAGGAAATTATCCGGAGTCCCTCGATTCCTATTTCCAAGCTATAAAACTGGCCCAGAGATTCGAACAAAATGATGAAATCCCTCCACTTTTTATAAGTGTAGCCGATACCTATACAAATTTAAAGGATTATGAAGCGGCTGAGAACTATTATGACGATGGGATTTTGTTATTTAGAAAATCCAATGACTCCTTGCATTTGGCAAGTGCCCTTAGTAACTCGGGAGAAATGCAATTCTTCGCTGATAATTATTCCAAAGCCTTAGTTCGATTAGAGGAGGCGAAAAAGATTTTCACCTTACTAGATCATCAAATCGGTGTGGCCTATAGCCTTGGGAATATTGGAATGGTTTATACTAGGCAACACAAATATGATTTAGCTAAGGAATTGTTGAATGACGCTATAGATATATTGATAAAAAATGAGGACCTCTATCCCATTTCCGTTTACGAAAGATATTTAGCAGAAATATATCGTTCTGAGGGCAACATAGATCAAGCCTTCCAACATGGACGTCGTAGTTTAAAGTTAGCAACTCGTTATAACCTAAAAGACCAGATTTCTGATGCCAATCTCATGCTTTTTGAGCTCCATAATAAAGCAGGTAATTTAGACTCTGCCTTATTCTATCATTTAAATTATATAGATATCCGGGATCGTATAAGAAATTTAGAGGAAATAGAAAAAAGTGGTAGAATTAGAAGGCAGTTTGACCTTTCCCAAAAGCAAGGTGAATTAGATATCTCTAATGAAAAACGGCGGACCCAAAAAATTGTGACCATTGCTGCGCTTGGCATTGTGTTTTTAATTGCAATGCTTACCCTTGGGCTATATAGACGTAATAACTTTATACGTAAGAGCAATATTATCTTGGAAAGAGAAAAGAACCGGTCCGATCATTTGCTGAGGAATATATTGCCCCAAGAAACTGCGAAGGAATTAAAAGATTTTGGTAAGGTCAAAGCTAAGAAATTTGATTCTGTGAGTGTCTTGTTTGCAGATTTTAAAGGCTTCACACTTCATGCCGAACACCTATCTCCAGAAGATCTGGTAAAGAGTATCGATTACTACTTTTCTAAGTTTGATGATATAATCGACAAATATGGTATCGAAAAAATAAAGACCCTTGGAGATTGTTATATGTGTGCCTGCGGCTTACCTTTTCCTGAAGAAAACCATGCCCAAAAGTTAATTTTAGCCGCGAAGGAATTCTTAGATTTTGTGCGATTGGCTAAAATAGATAATACAGATAACACTACGAGATTTGACCTTAGGGTAGGGATTAGTTCTGGACCAGTGGTTGCAGGTGTCGTTGGTAAAAAGAAATTTGCTTATGATATCTGGGGAGATACTGTAAATATTGCATCTCGGATGGAAGCAGCATCAGAAGTAGATAAAATTAATATTTCGGAAGACACTTACGAACAAGTTAAAGACGATTTTAACTGTACCTACCGAGGTGAAATTCATGTTAAAAATAAAGGAATGATGAAGATGTATTTTGTTGAAGGCATTGAATGTAATCTTCAAGATAAAGATATTGAAAGTGGTCTAAAAGTTCATACCGCCTAA
- a CDS encoding Outer membrane protein beta-barrel domain-containing protein, with amino-acid sequence MRYKIFFVLISLFSLGLNAQTTHKFGITIGGTSFISDTEAFTTEQSIGIALGLSANFVFNRRSELTLEAKYNRHQVNFKGRPTLNAPLEDLQLVLKQLEIPLTYTYNIVSTDNFKFGLNAGASANIFYEYGADDEAKGDYLLDPNNIRVKQLYFDTDSENIGLNVFLISGLSFKFWKKVQLTPRYYYGLMNPYRQAPNDNPLSNYETQVSYYFLGLTYYL; translated from the coding sequence ATGCGATACAAGATTTTCTTCGTCTTAATTTCATTATTTTCTTTAGGCTTAAACGCCCAGACTACCCATAAATTTGGGATTACCATTGGCGGCACCAGTTTTATTTCGGATACCGAAGCTTTTACCACCGAGCAATCAATAGGAATCGCCCTTGGACTTTCGGCAAATTTTGTTTTTAATCGTCGCTCGGAACTTACTTTGGAAGCTAAATATAATCGGCATCAGGTAAATTTTAAAGGCCGGCCAACCTTAAACGCACCGTTAGAAGATTTGCAGTTGGTGCTGAAACAATTAGAAATACCCCTCACCTACACCTATAATATTGTAAGCACCGATAATTTTAAGTTCGGATTAAACGCAGGTGCTTCTGCGAATATTTTTTATGAATATGGCGCAGATGATGAAGCTAAAGGTGACTATTTGTTGGACCCGAACAACATCCGGGTAAAACAACTTTATTTTGATACGGACAGTGAAAATATAGGATTAAACGTGTTTTTGATTAGCGGTTTAAGTTTCAAATTTTGGAAAAAAGTGCAACTTACTCCTCGTTATTACTATGGTCTAATGAATCCATATCGCCAGGCCCCTAACGATAATCCGCTATCTAATTACGAAACCCAGGTGAGCTATTACTTCTTGGGCCTTACCTATTATTTATAA